The segment ATGCTAATCGTTAATCAGGAGACACAGAGGCGTTATGGAAGGTTGATAAGCTGAGATCTGAGACTTACACCCAACACACTCTTTCCGCAGCCTTTTCATGTGCAAAGGTAAAGAAAGACATTTCTCTAGCATTCTCATGTTAGGAGCATTACCACCACCTATTCAtgtttgctctctctctctctcacacaggGTTTTCTGCTAGAACATAAACCTGAAGAAGCTGCTGCTGTCATCCAAATTATCTCCCAGGTTTGAGCCAGAATCTGGTTAATAACATTCTTTTTCATCATGATATTACATCTAAAAACATGTGTATATGCTTCACAGGCATATCCTGATGAGAAGAAGTCAGCACTTGAAGCTGAATTCAAGAAGCTGGTAAACGAGTGGCCTGTGGATGTTGTCAAGCACcaaaaggaagaagataagAAGGTAAAGATTGTCTCTTGAGTTAATTCACTGTTATGTGTATTGGAAACCAAAGCTTGTAAAGcaaaccattttttaaaaaatgaaacaggCTGTAGCAGCTTCACTGAGATCGGAGATCCCTGCAATGGTCAATGCTTTGGCGAAGTCGGGTTTAAGAGTGAGTGTGGATCTGGATGAGTTAAACAAGAATGAAGCTCTGCTCAACTGAGGACTTGGGATCCATTATTCTGCAAGTATAAGATCTGTTTGAATAATATTCTCAAAATCTATTGAGGGAAAAGTGTAGCAGCAGGGGAATACACATTTCTGTTTTAAGTTTCTTGCATTTTACGGTTAATAACTCTTTCTCCTTCTTTAGGGTTTTGTCTTTTGGGACAAAAAGAGTTGCACTTTTGTAGCCTCCCCCTCAAACAACGAGTTTTGGAAAAACCAACAGTATTTTTTTAGTCTTTGAGATAGAAGCCTTTTGTAATTTAATCAACGAAGCAACCTCTCAATCTCTTGAAACCGTATAATGATACAAGGTATATAACATCTTtttggaaagaaaaataaaattcaaaaccatGATTAACCGACCCTATGCAGTGGCCTAAGACTAGCAACTAGTAAAGAGTTATTGTTTTGGCTACCGAGTATGAATTATCAGGACCATTTTCATATATCCAATCTTATAAGAAATAACATATCTAGAGGATCACCAAGACAAGCTCTACTCTTATACAAAGGAATCCGCCTTAAAGGAGTGTTTTTCCCTGGATGGGTTCCTCTGCTTCTAAAAGCATGCGCTTGCGTTCCAAGTCTTGTCCCCGGGAAGCTCTTACATTCCGAATCCATCAAGTTCGGTATCTACTCTGACGTCATGGTGAGAACCTCTCTGATCAACATGTATAGCAAATGTGGACGCATAGTTTCTGCACGTaaggtgttcgacgaaatgcaCGAGAGAAACGTTGCTGCTTGGAACGCTATGATCGGTGGGTATATGTGGAACGGTGACACAGTCTCGGCTACTGGATTGTTCGGAGAGATGATGGGGAGTGGAAATGAAGTGACTTGGATCGAGATGATGAAAGGGTACGCGAAGAGAAAGGAGACTGGTAAAGCTAGAGACTTGTTTGAGAGAATGCCTCTGGAGATGAGGGGTGTGAAGGCTTGGGCGGTTATGCTTGGAGGGTACGTTGGTAATCGAGAGATGGAGGCTGCTCGGGTGTTCTTTGAGGAGATACCGGAGAAGAACTCGTTTGTGTGGTCGTTGATGATCTCTGGGTGTTTTAGGGTAGGTGATGTGGATGAGGCTGGTGGTGTTTTTAGCCGTGTGGAGGTTCGTGATTTGGTGGTTTGGAACAGTTTGATCACTGGTTATGCGAAGAACGGGTACTCTGATGGTGCTATTGATGCTTTTTATGAGATGCAAGGAGAAGGGTTTGAACCGGATGCAGTGACGGTTTCGAGTGTTTTGTCTGCTTGTGCTCAGTCTGGTCGTCTTGATGTTGGCAGAGAGGTTCACTCTCTGATTAACCGTATAGGCATTGAGCTTAATGAGTTTGTTTCTAATGCTTTGATCGATATGTATGCTAAGTGTGGGGATCTAGAGAATGCTACATCCGTGTTTGAGTCGTTAAGTCTGAGAAGTGTAGCTTGTTGGAACTCTATGATCTCGTGTCTTGCCAATCACGGGAAGGGCAGAGAAGCTTTAGAGATGTTCAGAACGATGGATACAGAACCCGATGAGATCACTTTTCTGGCGGGTCTCACCGCTTGTGTTCATGGAGGGTTTCTAGTGGAAGGTCTAAAGATATTCTTGGAGATGAAGACCAAAGATGTGAAACCGAATGTGAAGCATTTTGGATGTTTGGTTCATCTCTTGGGACTCTCAGGTAAACTGAAGGAGGCTTACGGATTGGTAAGAGAGATGCCTGTGAAACCGAACGATACAGTTTTGGGAGCTTTACTTGGTGCCTGCAAGGTTCATATGGATACAGAAATGGCTGAACAAGTGATAAAGATGATCGAGACTGCAGGAAGCGTCATGAAGGGTGACAGTGAAAATCACCTTGTGTTGATATCGAACTTGTATGCACATGCCGAGAGATGGCAAACAGCTGAAATGTTGAGAGTGGAAATGGAGAAAAGGGGTCTTCAGAAATCTACAGGACTAAGCTCACTAGTTCTGACCTGAGTCAACACGACGTAGATGTTTCAGTCATCAAAGAACTAAAGTCACCTGATGAGTATGAAACAAGAACATTATCCTCGTCGTTTGTAAAAAAGGCTAAGAGGCTGACAATGCTAACAAGAGCTCAGGTTCGAATAGTGAGGGAAGCTGGTGAACATTGAAGCGGAAGTGGTTTGTAGT is part of the Raphanus sativus cultivar WK10039 chromosome 5, ASM80110v3, whole genome shotgun sequence genome and harbors:
- the LOC108861308 gene encoding pentatricopeptide repeat-containing protein At3g21470, producing MNYQDHFHISNLIRNNISRGSPRQALLLYKGIRLKGVFFPGWVPLLLKACACVPSLVPGKLLHSESIKFGIYSDVMVRTSLINMYSKCGRIVSARKVFDEMHERNVAAWNAMIGGYMWNGDTVSATGLFGEMMGSGNEVTWIEMMKGYAKRKETGKARDLFERMPLEMRGVKAWAVMLGGYVGNREMEAARVFFEEIPEKNSFVWSLMISGCFRVGDVDEAGGVFSRVEVRDLVVWNSLITGYAKNGYSDGAIDAFYEMQGEGFEPDAVTVSSVLSACAQSGRLDVGREVHSLINRIGIELNEFVSNALIDMYAKCGDLENATSVFESLSLRSVACWNSMISCLANHGKGREALEMFRTMDTEPDEITFLAGLTACVHGGFLVEGLKIFLEMKTKDVKPNVKHFGCLVHLLGLSGKLKEAYGLVREMPVKPNDTVLGALLGACKVHMDTEMAEQVIKMIETAGSVMKGDSENHLVLISNLYAHAERWQTAEMLRVEMEKRGLQKSTGLSSLVLT